Proteins found in one Helicobacter sp. NHP19-003 genomic segment:
- a CDS encoding PQQ-like beta-propeller repeat protein, with protein sequence MRHAWFLGLALLALFSFGCGDRKNFKPPRSKIVRQLLFHEGLKAPIIFTNRYGAILANGGVLDRQGLTQLRIEKKEDKETSFLNQSQDYYILAHDCWRAHKRNGPKIKRKKRASLTDKQAQEAIIDNIEETDGNVQLHDHCHQLELISTALSATPSITIPLDTYPLSASIKGSQLAVVMADNSANIYDIKTKKLLFNEKGSSSPAINSLVAAPVFLDTVVVFPMLDGRLLVVDVHSKEPKVVRNIVLNSEKFFNNVIYLKVDEENMFAATGKRLVSVISGQEFNFDADIVDVLYKHHRLYVLTLDGRILEMDQTLNDQSMGVVKLPFAMLNTIVVTDKKLYTLEKRGYLVEVDLEHFDDYRVYPLKSASKSFMGNLDRPSFYTDDKIYYDRYFFDLSHNHP encoded by the coding sequence TCTTAGCGCTCTTTAGCTTTGGGTGTGGCGATCGCAAAAACTTTAAGCCACCCAGATCTAAAATCGTGCGCCAACTCCTCTTTCACGAAGGACTCAAAGCCCCCATCATTTTCACCAACCGCTACGGGGCGATTTTGGCAAATGGCGGGGTGCTAGACAGACAGGGCCTGACACAGCTAAGGATTGAGAAAAAAGAAGACAAAGAAACTTCGTTTTTAAACCAGAGCCAAGATTACTACATTTTGGCGCACGATTGTTGGCGCGCCCACAAGCGCAATGGCCCTAAAATTAAGCGCAAAAAACGCGCCTCACTCACGGACAAACAAGCCCAAGAGGCGATCATCGACAACATTGAAGAAACCGATGGAAATGTCCAATTGCACGACCACTGCCACCAATTAGAGCTCATCAGCACCGCTTTGAGCGCCACCCCCTCCATCACCATCCCCCTAGACACCTACCCTTTGAGTGCCAGCATTAAGGGGAGTCAATTGGCGGTGGTGATGGCGGACAACTCGGCCAACATCTACGACATCAAAACGAAGAAACTGCTCTTTAATGAAAAAGGCTCGTCTAGCCCGGCGATCAACTCTTTAGTGGCTGCGCCTGTATTTTTAGACACAGTCGTGGTCTTTCCCATGCTCGATGGGCGACTCTTGGTGGTGGATGTGCACTCCAAAGAGCCTAAAGTGGTGCGCAACATTGTGCTCAACAGCGAGAAGTTTTTCAACAATGTGATTTATTTAAAAGTCGATGAGGAAAACATGTTTGCGGCCACGGGCAAGCGACTCGTGTCGGTGATCTCAGGGCAGGAGTTCAACTTTGATGCGGACATCGTGGATGTGCTTTACAAACACCACCGCCTGTATGTGCTGACTTTAGATGGGCGCATTTTGGAGATGGACCAAACCTTAAACGACCAGAGCATGGGTGTGGTGAAGTTGCCCTTTGCGATGTTGAACACCATTGTCGTTACCGATAAAAAGCTCTACACCCTAGAAAAGCGCGGCTACTTGGTGGAAGTGGACTTAGAGCATTTTGACGACTACCGCGTTTACCCCCTCAAAAGTGCCTCTAAAAGTTTTATGGGGAACTTGGATCGGCCCAGCTTTTACACCGATGACAAGATTTACTACGACCGCTATTTCTTTGATTTGAGCCACAACCACCCATGA
- a CDS encoding type III pantothenate kinase: protein MHFYKEGRVWACAPQNLATHKEALQGEVFYISVNPESTNALLEFCSSATDLAPKMQLESKYEGLGVDRIAACLGLCGKSGVVVDAGSAITIDLMDHGTHLGGVILPGLASYAHAFKSISKALDLPLNLRVDLKSLPNATADALGYGVLQSVLLTLQHLIGERRAYFTGGDGKFLANFFSNGLYDGLLVFHGMLAVLGA from the coding sequence TTGCATTTTTACAAAGAAGGGCGGGTGTGGGCGTGCGCGCCCCAAAATTTAGCCACGCACAAAGAAGCCTTGCAGGGCGAAGTTTTCTATATCAGTGTGAACCCCGAGTCCACCAACGCTCTATTAGAGTTTTGCTCGAGCGCCACAGATTTAGCCCCCAAAATGCAGCTAGAAAGCAAATACGAAGGGCTGGGGGTGGATCGCATTGCGGCGTGTTTGGGACTCTGTGGCAAAAGCGGGGTGGTGGTGGACGCAGGCAGTGCGATCACCATCGACCTTATGGATCATGGGACACACTTAGGGGGGGTGATTTTGCCCGGGCTTGCAAGTTATGCCCACGCCTTTAAAAGCATTTCCAAAGCCCTAGATTTGCCCTTGAATTTGCGTGTAGATTTAAAGAGTTTGCCCAATGCCACCGCAGACGCTTTAGGCTATGGGGTGCTGCAAAGCGTGCTTTTGACCCTTCAACACCTCATAGGCGAACGCAGAGCGTATTTCACGGGCGGGGATGGCAAGTTTTTAGCCAACTTCTTTAGCAATGGGCTTTACGATGGTTTGCTGGTCTTTCATGGCATGCTAGCCGTGCTTGGGGCTTAA
- a CDS encoding sulfite exporter TauE/SafE family protein yields MELVYLFFNASLMALSHCVGMCGGVVLAYCQNKFTPQMPLKAQLAAHSLYNLGRVSMYVLVGFLAFLGFHGLLAVLAKSLNLPRAHLQGGVLVGVGVLMLLFALGFVLHLKNPLALSGGWFARGFKSLFSTPKLPSFYALGLLNGLLPCGMVYWFVLNALARPDLTSALETMLVLGLATFAPLFVFGALFGNFLNSKWRAWFQKAAFVLLLGFAAHTIYMGVKMLGHP; encoded by the coding sequence ATGGAGTTGGTCTATCTCTTTTTCAATGCCTCTTTAATGGCTCTTAGCCATTGCGTGGGGATGTGTGGAGGGGTGGTGCTTGCCTATTGCCAGAACAAATTTACCCCCCAAATGCCCTTAAAAGCCCAACTAGCCGCCCACAGCCTCTACAATTTGGGGCGGGTGAGCATGTATGTGCTTGTGGGGTTCTTAGCCTTTTTGGGTTTTCACGGGCTTTTGGCGGTGTTGGCAAAATCCTTGAACCTGCCTAGAGCGCACCTGCAAGGGGGGGTGTTGGTGGGCGTGGGGGTGTTGATGCTCTTGTTTGCTCTAGGCTTTGTGTTGCACCTGAAAAACCCTTTAGCCCTCAGTGGTGGGTGGTTTGCTAGAGGCTTTAAAAGCCTTTTTAGTACGCCAAAGCTGCCTAGCTTTTATGCCCTAGGGCTTTTAAATGGACTGCTGCCCTGTGGCATGGTGTATTGGTTTGTGTTAAATGCTTTGGCGCGCCCGGATTTAACGAGCGCATTAGAAACCATGTTGGTTTTGGGGCTGGCGACCTTCGCGCCTCTATTTGTCTTTGGCGCGCTCTTTGGCAATTTCTTAAACTCCAAATGGCGCGCATGGTTTCAAAAAGCCGCCTTCGTGTTGTTGCTGGGCTTTGCGGCGCACACGATTTATATGGGCGTAAAAATGTTAGGACACCCATGA
- a CDS encoding D-glycero-alpha-D-manno-heptose-1,7-bisphosphate 7-phosphatase, producing MKALFLDRDGVVNVDKGYVYLPKDFDFMPGIFTLLKGAKDLGYLLLLVTNQSGIGRGYYGLEDFEALSAHMQARLHEKLGFALDKIYFCPHAPQENCACRKPKIGMLEQALQDFSINLAESVLVGDQASDIAFGRAGGVGTNLLLTTQATLAPPQEPQTQGHVARLEQVLDFLTPQKGLPCLPQTP from the coding sequence ATGAAGGCTCTGTTTTTGGATAGAGATGGCGTGGTGAATGTGGATAAGGGTTATGTTTATTTGCCTAAAGACTTTGACTTCATGCCCGGTATTTTTACCCTACTAAAGGGGGCTAAGGATTTGGGCTATTTGCTCTTGTTGGTCACCAATCAATCGGGAATAGGGCGGGGGTATTATGGTTTAGAGGACTTTGAAGCCTTAAGTGCCCACATGCAAGCACGGCTTCACGAAAAGCTGGGCTTTGCTTTGGATAAAATTTATTTTTGCCCCCACGCTCCACAAGAAAATTGCGCTTGCCGTAAGCCTAAGATAGGCATGCTAGAGCAAGCCTTGCAGGATTTTTCTATTAATTTAGCTGAGAGTGTGCTGGTGGGCGATCAGGCAAGCGATATAGCGTTTGGGCGTGCGGGGGGGGTTGGCACTAATTTGCTTTTGACAACACAAGCAACCCTTGCGCCACCACAAGAGCCACAAACCCAAGGGCATGTTGCACGCTTAGAGCAGGTTTTGGACTTTTTAACCCCACAGAAAGGATTGCCTTGTTTACCCCAAACACCCTAG
- the rfaD gene encoding ADP-glyceromanno-heptose 6-epimerase, translating to MFTPNTLENKTIVITGGAGFIGSNLAMYFQTHHPKARVIVIDKFREQTPTTTSLGHFKNLLDFNGEIITADITKDLGILKKLDFDYLFHQAAISDTTNLNQELVMKTNHQAFIKLLKIAIKKDARVIYASSAGVYGNTPAPNKVGFGQRPENVYGFSKLCMDKSALDFALESFMPIVGLRYFNVYGPGEFYKHKTASMVLQLGLQALQHKEVKLFEFGEQKRDFVYIDDVIQACVKAMDASTSGVYNVGYGKSRSYNDIVRLLQAHLGEFKVTYIKNPYDFFQEHTCADIAPTHADLDYAPAYDLERGIQAYIPTIKDLAKC from the coding sequence TTGTTTACCCCAAACACCCTAGAAAATAAAACGATCGTCATCACCGGCGGAGCGGGCTTCATCGGCAGCAATTTGGCCATGTATTTTCAAACCCACCACCCCAAAGCGCGGGTGATCGTCATTGACAAATTTAGAGAGCAAACCCCCACGACCACGAGTTTAGGGCATTTTAAAAACCTATTAGACTTTAATGGCGAAATCATCACCGCCGACATCACCAAAGATTTAGGCATTTTAAAGAAGCTAGACTTTGACTATCTCTTCCACCAAGCTGCGATCTCAGACACCACGAATTTAAACCAAGAGTTGGTGATGAAAACCAACCACCAAGCCTTCATCAAGCTTTTAAAAATCGCCATCAAGAAAGATGCAAGGGTCATTTATGCCTCTTCAGCCGGCGTTTATGGCAATACCCCAGCTCCCAATAAGGTCGGCTTTGGGCAAAGACCCGAAAATGTCTATGGCTTTTCTAAACTCTGCATGGATAAAAGCGCGTTAGACTTTGCCCTTGAGAGTTTTATGCCCATTGTGGGCTTGCGCTATTTTAATGTCTATGGCCCGGGGGAGTTTTACAAGCACAAAACCGCATCTATGGTCTTGCAACTAGGCTTACAAGCCCTGCAACACAAAGAAGTCAAGCTCTTTGAATTTGGGGAGCAAAAACGCGACTTTGTCTACATTGACGATGTGATCCAAGCCTGCGTAAAGGCGATGGACGCATCCACAAGCGGGGTTTACAATGTGGGCTATGGCAAGAGCCGCAGCTACAACGACATCGTGCGTTTGTTGCAAGCGCATTTGGGCGAGTTCAAGGTAACCTATATTAAAAATCCTTATGACTTCTTCCAAGAGCACACTTGCGCCGACATTGCCCCCACACACGCCGATTTGGACTACGCCCCTGCCTACGACCTAGAAAGGGGCATACAGGCCTATATCCCCACGATTAAAGACCTCGCCAAATGCTAG
- the gmhA gene encoding D-sedoheptulose 7-phosphate isomerase: MHDLIQTEFLEHIQTAQDTLAHLAQSLAQSGAFLLETLKKGHKILICGNGGSAADAQHFAAELTGRYKQERRGLPALALSTDTSALTAIANDYGYEKVFERQVEALGQKGDCLVGISTSGRSKNVLLALQKAQELGLNTLGLSGRGGGAMRALCTHNLIVPSANTPRIQEMHILMIHLLCDFVEKGFC, from the coding sequence ATGCACGATTTGATCCAAACCGAGTTTTTAGAACACATCCAAACCGCACAAGACACTTTGGCGCATTTAGCCCAAAGCTTAGCGCAAAGCGGGGCATTCTTGCTAGAAACGCTTAAAAAAGGCCACAAGATTTTAATTTGCGGCAATGGGGGCAGTGCCGCCGATGCCCAACACTTTGCCGCCGAGCTGACAGGGCGCTACAAACAAGAAAGACGAGGACTGCCTGCCCTCGCCCTTAGCACGGACACCTCCGCCCTAACCGCGATTGCCAACGACTATGGTTATGAAAAAGTCTTTGAAAGGCAAGTTGAGGCTCTAGGGCAAAAGGGGGATTGCTTGGTGGGGATTTCTACAAGTGGCCGTTCGAAAAATGTCTTGTTAGCCTTGCAAAAGGCGCAAGAGCTTGGCTTGAACACGCTTGGGCTTAGCGGACGAGGGGGCGGGGCGATGCGCGCTTTATGCACGCACAATTTAATTGTGCCAAGTGCAAACACCCCACGAATCCAAGAGATGCATATTTTAATGATCCACCTGCTCTGTGATTTTGTCGAAAAAGGATTTTGCTAG
- a CDS encoding F0F1 ATP synthase subunit A, with product MEHRVFTFAGLISHNHDFIIGFYAVFCALCTLVISKMAVKKLQIVPMGLQNVYEAIVEGILHVAKDVIGEELARKYFPLTGTIALFVFYCNMIGIIPGFEAPTANWSFTLVLALIVFIYYHFEGIRNQGVVPYFKHFLGPVKWLMPIMFPVEIISHFSRIISLSFRLFGNIKGDDMFLLIMLLLVPWAIPVAPFMVLFFMGILQAFVFMILTYVYLAGAVLVDESH from the coding sequence ATGGAGCATCGGGTTTTCACTTTTGCGGGTTTAATCAGCCATAACCACGATTTCATCATCGGGTTTTACGCCGTCTTTTGCGCCTTGTGCACGCTTGTCATCAGCAAAATGGCGGTGAAAAAGTTGCAAATCGTGCCTATGGGGCTACAAAATGTCTATGAGGCCATCGTGGAAGGGATTTTACATGTGGCCAAGGATGTCATCGGCGAGGAACTCGCCCGTAAATACTTCCCCCTAACCGGCACGATCGCGCTCTTTGTCTTTTATTGCAACATGATAGGCATCATCCCCGGCTTTGAAGCCCCCACGGCAAATTGGAGCTTCACGCTGGTTTTAGCCCTGATTGTCTTCATTTACTACCACTTTGAGGGCATCCGCAATCAAGGGGTCGTCCCCTACTTCAAGCACTTCTTGGGCCCCGTCAAATGGCTCATGCCCATCATGTTCCCCGTAGAAATCATCTCCCACTTCTCCCGCATCATTTCGCTCTCTTTCCGTCTGTTTGGCAACATCAAGGGCGATGACATGTTCTTGCTCATCATGCTCTTGCTCGTACCTTGGGCGATCCCCGTTGCGCCTTTTATGGTGCTCTTCTTTATGGGGATTTTACAGGCCTTTGTGTTCATGATTTTGACCTATGTCTATTTGGCGGGGGCGGTTTTAGTGGACGAGAGTCACTAG